In one Alphaproteobacteria bacterium genomic region, the following are encoded:
- a CDS encoding Ldh family oxidoreductase, with the protein MPETLSLKDVYTLARAALIGAGTAEDPAEVVAQSITDAEAEGIRNVGLAYLPIYCRHVSIGKVVGDAVPVVTRTGPSALMADAGHGFCHPAFTAGEEAFYALARENGIAGFGIRHSYASGVIGWFSDRMARAGLIGMTFTNASATLAPFGGRKPLFGTNPIAFGVPRRDGPPLVIDQSSTATARINIALKAQAGEPIPEGWGLDADGNPCTDPTIVLGEGSMAPSGGYKGAAMALLVEIMAGGLTGAKWSFEASSLGGDEGGPPDIGQFYLAIDPARFGGEGMADRIETLFGAMLEQDGVRLPGNRRHENRAKAEAKGVEVPDDLLATLGGYAEGGQG; encoded by the coding sequence ATGCCCGAAACCCTCTCCCTCAAAGATGTCTACACCCTCGCCAGAGCAGCGCTGATCGGCGCGGGCACGGCGGAAGATCCGGCGGAAGTCGTGGCACAGAGCATCACGGATGCCGAGGCGGAGGGGATCCGGAATGTTGGGCTGGCCTATCTGCCGATCTATTGCCGGCATGTGTCCATCGGCAAGGTGGTCGGCGATGCCGTCCCGGTGGTGACACGAACCGGACCCTCCGCGCTGATGGCCGATGCGGGGCACGGCTTCTGCCATCCGGCCTTTACGGCAGGGGAGGAGGCCTTCTACGCCCTGGCGCGGGAAAACGGGATCGCCGGGTTCGGCATCCGTCATTCCTATGCGTCCGGCGTCATCGGCTGGTTCAGCGACCGCATGGCGCGCGCCGGGCTGATCGGCATGACCTTCACCAATGCCTCCGCCACGCTGGCCCCGTTCGGCGGCAGGAAACCCCTGTTCGGCACCAATCCGATCGCCTTCGGCGTCCCGCGCCGCGATGGACCGCCGCTGGTCATCGATCAGAGCTCCACCGCCACGGCCCGGATCAACATCGCCCTCAAGGCGCAGGCGGGCGAACCGATACCGGAAGGCTGGGGCCTGGATGCCGACGGCAATCCCTGCACCGATCCCACTATAGTCCTCGGCGAAGGCTCAATGGCCCCGTCCGGCGGGTATAAGGGCGCCGCCATGGCGCTTCTGGTCGAAATCATGGCCGGGGGCCTGACCGGCGCAAAATGGTCTTTCGAAGCCTCCAGCCTGGGGGGAGACGAGGGCGGTCCGCCGGACATCGGGCAATTCTATCTGGCCATCGATCCCGCCCGTTTCGGCGGCGAAGGAATGGCCGACCGGATCGAAACGTTGTTCGGCGCGATGCTGGAACAGGATGGCGTGCGCCTGCCAGGCAACCGACGGCACGAGAACCGGGCCAAAGCGGAAGCCAAAGGGGTCGAAGTGCCGGACGACCTGCTGGCCACCCTGGGCGGCTATGCCGAAGGGGGGCAGGGGTGA